The window ATTCTTGAAAGGTCGTCTGCTTCATATTTTCTTCGCCTAGCTCCGGAAGAACAGTCGATACATAGCTGTTAAACAGTGGATTGGGCGAGAATAACATAATATTTTCAGAGTCAAGTGTTTCACGATAGCGGTAAAGCAAATAGGCCACACGCTGTAGGGCAGCAGATGTCTTCCCGCTTCCTGCCACTCCCTGCACAACAAGCAATTTACTTTTTTCATTGCGGATGATTCGGTTTTGCTCTCTTTGAATGGTTGCTACAATGCTTTTCATTTGTGTGCTCGCATTTGCGCCGAGTACTTCCTGCAAGAGCTCATCTCCGATGGTGATTCCCGTGTCAAACATAGAGATCATCTGCCCGTTGCGAATCATAAACTGCCGCTTTAGGGTCATTTCACCCGATATTTTTCCTTCAGGTGTTTCATAGAAAGCAGGTCCAGGTGAAAAATCATAATATAGACTTGAAATGGGTGCGCGCCAATCATAAATAAGAAACTGCTCCTCCTCTCGGTCCATAAAGGAGGCAATCCCTAAATAAACAGCTTCAGTCGCTTCCCCCTCTTCTTTAAAGTCAATCCTCCCAAAATAGGGAGAATCCTTCAAACGAGATAACGTCTTTAAACGCTTATGAATCTGACCATGACTGCGTTCCCGTTCGGATAATAGCTCAGCCTGCTGCTTGATGCTTGTAAACGTTTCAATGACATCATCTGGTTCATCGAGATTGACTGTAACATCCTGCCAAAATGTTTTTCTAAGCTCGAGAGTATCTGATTTCACATCACCGCTACGATTTTGTAATTTATCAATGGCATAATCTATTTCAACAATCACTTGATTGATTTTATCTTGTTCTAAAGATACTTCCTTTTCTTCTTCTTTACTCATAAGACCACTCCTACAAAACAATCGTTCCAAGCTCCCTCATATATAACGGGTGCCTGGTTAATCCTTAGAATTTATCAACGATTGTATTTTCCAACCGATTACTCATCTATTAACAAGGCAAGCATTTGCTTATTCCGTGCTTCCTTTTCCTCTGTAGAGGATAAATCATATTTTTTCAGCAAATGGAACATTTCATTTAATTCGGCTTGTGTGTGCTCTTTAGAAAAATAGGCAGTAAACCCATTAATAATGTCATCTGGTAAAAAAGAGCGTTGTGATTCATATTTGTTCTTTACGTCTTCCTGACTGTGATCTAATTTACAATTACTCATTCCTTTATTCCCCTTTATATTCAAGTAATAGCATTTATGCTAATTTCTCCTAACGTAATTAAAATTATAGCTATCTTTCTATGATGTATCAAATGATACTCGTCAGCTGATTGATTGGCTTTATCTATGCGCTAGCCTTCTTAACTTCTGCAATTAGAGGTATACTTATTACAGAATGACGTTAAATAGAAAGGAGAGACTGTTTTTGTCAAACACTAATCAATCTGAAACTGTTACCTTATTAGAGGACCTGCTAACCATATCTAGTCCATCCGGAAATACATACGAAATTATTTCTTATATTGAAGCTTTTTTAAGAGAGCTGGAGATTAACACGAAACGTAACCGCAAAGGCGGATTGATTGCCACACTGCCTGGTAAAGATGCACTTCATCATCGAATGCTGACTGCTCATGTTGACACATTAGGTGCTATGGTTAAGGAAATTAAAGCTAACGGACGCTTAAAGCTCGATTTGATTGGAGGATTTAAATATAACTCTATTGAAGGGGAATATTGTACCATTGAAACAGCTTCCGGTAAAAAATACACCGGTACCATCCTCATGCATCAAACGTCTGTCCATGTTTATAGGGATGCTGATAAAAAAGAAAGAAATCAAGAAAACATGGAAATTAGAATTGATGAAAGGGTGAACAGTCAGGAGGATGTGCGTGCTCTTGGCATCGAGGTCGGTGATTTTATTTCCTTCGACCCACGTGTGGAAATCACCCCGTCTGGATTTATTAAATCAAGGCATCTAGATGATAAAGCTAGCGTCGCCATTTTATTGCAGCTGTTGAAAAAAATCAAATCGGAAAACATCAGTCTACCTTATACAACCCATATCCTCATCTCCAATAATGAAGAAATTGGTTACGGGGGAAATTCAAATATCACTCCCGAGACTGTAGAATATTTAGCTGTTGATATGGGAGCGATTGGTGATGGCCAAGCAACAGACGAATACACGGTATCTATTTGTGCCAAGGATTCTAGCGGACCGTACCATTATGGACTCAGAAAACGACTTGTACAGCTTGCCGAGGAGAATGGAATACAATACAAACTTGATATCTATCCGTTCTATGGTTCGGACGCTTCCGCTGCAATTCGAGCAGGACATGATATTATCCATGGATTAATCGGACCGGGAATCGATGCTTCCCATGCATTTGAACGAACACATAAACAAGCACTAGAACAAACAGCACAGCTTTTATACCATTATGTACAGTCTGAGATGATTCTCTCATAAAAAGGGAAAAGCCGGTTGGCTTTTCCCTTTTTATTATGATTCCCAAACACGTTTATTTTCGACTCGTTTCGTTAAACGGAACTGATCAAGCTTCTCGAGAAATGGAATCATCAGTTTTCTTGACAAACTTAGAATTTGTTTCGCATCACGGATATCGAATTCTGCATCTGTTTCCGATTTCAGCTTGTTGACTGCCTGATCAAAAACTTCACGGTGCCAGAAATACTGTCCATCAAGAGAAATAATTTCTCCTTCCTCTTCAAGAAAATGTTTTATATCCTTGGTTAGATGGTCAGGAATTCCATCATTATTAAAGTAATCACTTAAATATTGTACCTGGTAACCATCCTGTTTCATCTTAGTCAGCATATTTTCCGTTCGCTTTTGCCAGTTTTTCGGAACATGTGGGGTAAAGGTGAATAACGCCACATATTGTCCTTTTTTCCTGACAAGATTTTTTTCAGCTCCATAGTCAAGGACATATTCTAATAGTGCTTTTGGAAATTCCTTTTGTAAGGGATGAAATAGCTCTGCTTTATTGATACCCGCTTTCATAGAGTATTGAGAATGATAGTATGATAAGCGATCAGTAAATTCCTCTAATAGAGTCTCAATAATCGATTGGAGCGTATATTCCTTTTTATTAAGAAACACAAACTCCTCATGATTCAATTCAGCTAGAAGCGATGCTTCATCCAGTGATGTCCGTTTTATCAGCTCTGTTAAAGGTAGGCTTTTAGCTTCCACAAGGGCTGCTGTAATTCTTTCCTTTGCTGTGCCGACTTTTTTCTGCTCCATCTGCTGAATCGTCCTGTACCCAAATTTATACTTTTCACCTCGCGGTTCAATCACCCAGCCTCCACCGATGGTTTCTGATGGTGTTGGTCTTCTCAGGATAAAACGGTCCCCTCGTTTTGTCACAATCTCTTCCTCAAGCCTTAGCTGGCATAAGACCTCATCATTCTCTGTTTCAATTACATTACGGTCAAAAAAGACAATTCTACCCATAACCTCAGCGGTACCAATATGACATTTAATCGGCATCCGCTGCTTCACAATATAATCTAAATCATTAACGACCTGCATGGCAACATCAATGGTTTTCGTGACAATAAAATGCTCAGAAGAAACCAGCACATCCCCACGCTCGAGCTGTTCCTTTGCGACAGCGGAAAGGTTAATGGCCGCTCGTTGTCCGGCAACCGCATGGTCAACAGCTTGGTGATGAACCTGAATTTGTCTTGCCCGCACCAGCAGACCTTTTGGCAGCACGCTTAAGGCCTGACCTTCGGTAACCGTTCCTTCATAAACCGTTCCTCTCACAACCGTTCCCTGTCCCTTAACAGTAAATACCTGATCAATCGGTAATCGAAAAGCACCGCGGAAATCACGCATTTCCTGTTCTTTTAATGTAGCAATGATTGCAGACTTTAACTCTTCTACACCCTTTTTAGAAACACTATCAACCAGTACATATGGCATACGTTCAAAGACAGTATCCTTCAGTTCATCAAAGATTTCTTCCTTGACCACTTCAATTAATTCTTCCTCTACCCGATCAATCTTTGTAATGGCAACCATTCCATTCTTAATACCAAGAAATTTCAGGATTTCAAGATGCTCCCTTGTCTGCGGCATCACACCTTCATCTGCTGCCACAACTAATACGACTAAATCAATGCCTGCTACTCCGGCAATCATTTGCCTGATAAATCGTTCATGACCTGGAACATCAATAACCGATATTTGAAGCTCTTCATCCTCGTATAAGGGTGCAAAACCAAGTTCAATCGAAATATTTCGTTCCTTTTCTTCCTTTAATCGGTCTGTATCGACATTCGTCAATGCTTTTGTAAGGGTTGTCTTACCATGGTCGATATGACCAGCCATCCCAATGGTGAAATATCGTTTACTCATTCTAGCCACCTGCTTTTATGTATGTATCCATTTACTTTTTCATTATATCATGTTGTCGTATCTGTGAAACGGTAGTAATTATACGAAAAAGGCAGACATACAAGGAAAAGTTCGTTTTCCTTGTATGCAGGATTATTAGCCATTTAAAAATTGAAATTCTGTCCGACTTCCGCTCTTTGTCGCTACCACTTCAAGTCTAGCATCAATTCTTTCCTTCAATTCTGGAACATGAGAAATAATCCCGACAAGACGTCCGCTCGATTGGATATCAATTAGTGCTTCAATAGATTGGTCCAGTGATTCTGGATCAAGCGTCCCAAAACCTTCATCAATAAACATCGTTTCCAGTGAAACGCCGCCAGCATATTGCTGCACAATATCTGCTAGTCCTAATGCTAAAGAGAGAGCAGCTTTAAAGCTCTCACCGCCTGAAAGGGTTTTGACATGGCGCTCCTGACCCGTGTATTGGTCAAACACCAGTAGCTCTAGACCACTTTGCACATTTCCTTTCGACCGATCCGTTTTACGAAGAAGTTCATAACGTCCACTAGTCATTTTCTTTAAACGCTCATTTGCTTCGCGGAGGATATCATCAAGAAAAGCTGCCAGCACATACCTTTCAAACGTAATCCTGTGATTATTCTGTCCCTTTGCCATTTCATATAGATGGCCGATTAGTTCAAACTTTTCTTCAAGAGTCTTTATTTCATTGTTAATAGCTTGCACTTTTTCCGTAATTTGTTCATTTTCAGCTTTTCTTACATAAAGCCTGTTATATAGGTTTTGGATGGAAAGAATATCACTCTTAATCTTTTCTAATACAGCATTCAGCCCTTCAAGATCTGGCACTTTCATATTCATAAGTACTCTTTCCAATTCTTCAAATCGATCCTTGACGGAACGATATTCCTCATGATAGGAACGAACCTCCTGCTGCAGCTGTTTAATTTCTGGCTCGGTTTTTTTCGCATTGGCATAGGAAGCGTATTCTCTAAAGCCCTGTTCCTCCATTTTAGTTTTAAACATTTCACGTTCAATTTTCAGCTTTTGTTCAGATGCTTCAGCTTGTTTTTCAGCTTCCTCACAGCGTGCCGTTTCAGTCAGGAGCATTTCATTTGTCTTTTGAAATTGAGCCTGTACCTGCTCCAATTTTTTCAGTTGCTCCTCATATAGTGAAACCGCCTTTTTCAACTCGGCTTCAAATGCAGAAATCGATTGTAAACCTTCAGGAATTTTCTCCTTCTTTTGTAAAAGGAGTGTATTCTTTTCGGTATATTGAATCGTTAAATGGTTATGCTCTTCTGTTATTTCTGTAAGTTGGGCCTGTCTTTCTCTTAATTCTTGCTCATAGGATTCGATTTGTTCTTCAAGCATAACGAGCCTTTTCTTCTGCTCCTGAAGCATGGCCTGTCTTTGACTAAGCTGTCGCTTTTCAGCCTCGACAGTATTTTTCACTATGTCGAGCTCGGAAATAGCGAAATGGTCCCGATCATCAATTATCCCCCTTTGAAGCTCTGTCAACGTTTCTTCCAGCGCTTTCTCTGTGGACTGTGCTCTCAATAGTGTTGATTCAGCCTGACGTTTTTCTTCTTCTAAATTAGCCAGCTGCAGTTTCGCCGCTCTTATATCCTCCTCAGATGGAATCTCCTTTTTTTCATTAAGTGCCGGATTAGGGTGATCGATGGACCCACAAACGGGGCATTCCATCCCATTCTTTAATTGACCAGCTAAAATCGCAGCCTGACCATGCAGCCATTTTTGTTCCAGCTCTTGAACAAGAAGGACCGCATCCTTATAGCGGGACTGTGCTTGATCAAAAAGACCTGTCAGCCGCTGACCTTTCTTCTTTGCTTCTTGAAAGTCCTTGTAGTATTGCTCACATTTGATAATTTTCTGGTAAACATTTTCCAGCTTGTCCATCATTCGTTCATTTTCATAATAGGTCACCTGCTGAAGTTCAAGTTGCTTTTTTTCGGACTGAATCAATTGGATTGATTCGTTCATTGTTTTTATTCGTTCTTCATTGGTCTTTTTATCGAGAAGCCCATCCTGCAGCTGTTTATGGAGCCTTTTGACCTCCTGACTATATGACGATAGCGAACGGACATCTCCTTCTATTTGCTTTAAGTGATGTACGTTTTCTAATAGAGCTTGACGGTGATGTTCTTTTTCCTTTTCCTTATTCAGTCTAAGCTCCCATTCAGCATATGATTGCGTTAAAGCCGCTTTTTTATCCCGAATAACTGCCATATTTGCTTTAGCACTGTCAAGTTCGCGCTTCAAACGGTGACATAATTCTTCTTGGTTTGTCAACACGGCTGCCTTTTGAGCAAGGGTAATACAATCCTCCTTTTCATTAATCTCCTGTTTTTGCGCCTCCAGCTCTCGTTTTCTAATCTGCAGTTCATCTCGTGCCTGCAACTGTTTCATGATGGCTTCTCCTTCATACAACTGCTGCTGAACCTTTTCTTTTTCAGCTTCCTTCAAGCTCATATTCGTTTGCAGCTGCAGAAGCTCTGTCGCTAACAGCTCAATTTCTTCTTTCAAGAGCGGAAGTAGCTTCACATCATTTTCAGGCTCCTCTTTAAGAACACGCTTAAGCTCTTCAAGCAAGACAGGCTGAATACGGCTTAGATTTTGGTTCCGCTCATTCGTTTGTCTTTCTACTGCATTTTTCAGCTCTGTTGCTTCTTCCTTTAGCTTCTCCTCCACTCTTTTATATATTTCCGTATGAAATAACCGTTGAAGAATCAGTTCTTTCTCTTTGCTGTCAGAGGTTAACAGCTTTCGAAACTCTCCCTGTGGAATCATAAGGATTTGCCGAAATTGATTACTATCAATAAGCATGATTTCTTTTATTTTCACATCCACATCACGAACATTGGATGCTAGGATTCGATAGCCTTCCTCATCTGCCACATATAGCTCCGCCTTTGCCCCAACCATTGTCATGCCTTCTCCGCGATCCTTTTTCTTTTCCTGCTGCGGTGAACGTCGAATCAAATAGGTTTTATTACGCAATCTGAACTCCAGCTCGACTTCAGTTAAAAAATGGTCGCTGGCAAATTGACTGCGAAGCTCTGAGCCATTTCGATCCTCTCCACTTGCTTTGCCATAGATGGCATAGCTGATTCCATCAAAAATAGTTGTTTTCCCGGCACCTGTTTTTCCAGAAATGACAAACATCGTACGTGAGCCAAGTAAAGTAAAATCAATTTCCTCTTTAGCAGCATATGGACCAAAAGCCTGCATCGTTAATTTTAGCGGTCTCATTTTGCCACCTCTTCCTTCAGTACTTTCCCGATTATTTCATTCATAACTTTTCGTTTACTCTCCGTAAACTCAAGTGTGGTCATCTCAGAATAAAATTGTTCAAATAACTCAAGCTCAGATTTCCGATGATCCTTGATGATCTGCATTTGCTGCTTTTTCTTCATATCTGTTTCGTGTATTTTCTTCTCTAAATGAAGAACATTTGGATAAATTTGCCTCAGTTTGCCTATCGGATCTAATAGAGCCCCTTCATCGAGAAGAGTGACCTTTAAATAGTCATCGACATTTTCATTTTGGTAGAATTTTGGATCAAGGAGCTGCTCTAAGGTACCCTCTATCTCACGCATATCATATCTCGGGGACAAGGAACGATATCGTATATCAAACTGACCTTTTTCATCCATTTCGATGATGGAGACAGATTTTTTTTGCTTAGCTTCTGAAAAAGAATATTTCATTAACGAGCCGGAATATTTCACTTTAGGATGCTGGATTGCATCGGGGCTGTGAAGATGTCCAAGTGCCGTATAGGAAAATGACTCAAACAGATCAGCAGAAACACAACCCGAGCCTCCCACTGACAAGGTTCGCTCAGAATCACTTGTGGCACCACCTAAAACAAAGGCATGTCCAACTAATACATTGGGTTCATTGACCCGCAAATCTTTTTCAATTCTTTGCATCATTGCTTTCATCGCATCCTGATGAGAGTGGATGCTGTCATTATCAAGTAATTGCCGGACTATTCCAGGTTCTGCATAGGGTAATAAATAAAAATTAACTCCCTTTATTGAAATAGGACGAAGCTCCTTTTCGACTTTACCAGCTAGATAGAATTGACTGTTGCGATACCATGAGCTGCCGAATGACAGACGCTCAGCACTATCATGATTCCCTGATATCGCGACTACCGGAACTTCTAACTCTACATTTATTTTATAAAGTATTTCATCTAATAGTCCGACTGCGTCTGTCGGAGGAACGGAACGGTCATATAGATCTCCCGCAATCACCACAGCATCCGGCTGTTCTTCTTCTACAAGCTCGACAAATTGATCCAAGATAAACCGTTGGTCCTCTGTCATATAAACACCGTGCACCAATTTCCCCAAATGCCAATCAGCTGTATGGATAAATTTCAACCGCTTCACCTCATTTTTCTATTCTCAGATTCTTCTATTATAACAAATAAGTAAACACTATTAACGGGCCTAAATATGGCAGCACGTTTGAGTCATATTCATTTATAGGGACAAAATCAACTTCACCGGTCGAATTTGCGTCATTAACCTGTTCAACCGTTAGACGCAAAAAAACAGCTCAACGATTGATTGAGCTGTTAGATACCTATTTTAAGAGAATTATATTTTAGTTACGTTAGCCGCTTGAGGTCCGCGAGCACCTTCTACTACTTCAAACGAAACTTCTTGACCTTCTTCTAGTGTTTTGAAACCATCAGCTTGGATTGCAGAGTAATGTACAAAAACATCATTTCCATCTTCAGCTTCAATAAATCCGAAGCCTTTTTCTGAGTTAAACCATTTTACTTTACCGTTTTTCATAAAAAAAAATCCTCCTAGTGGCTGCTATGCCAAAAAAATTTTACCATTTACAACGTTGATAGTTTTACTTTCATTACTCATCCAAACTACGGTCAAACCTGTGAATAAGCAGCATGCAATAATCTAACACGATGCATAACGGTTAAATAAAATTTATCATTTTTAGTAAAGATTGTCAAGAAATCAAAGGGGTGAAAACCCTTTGATAATAAGGATGTAAGCCCTGTCATAAACGTTATTTTACTAGCGGAGAATATCCATTCTTCTTGCTTATTTGACACAAAAACATGCGAAAGGATTAAAAGCTGAAACCTAACGAGGAAGAAGTATCCATTGGATAAAATCTCAGAAGTTAGTAACCTTACTTACAAGATTTTCCCCATTGTTCATTCTAGCCCTTCATTATGAATCAGCTTTTCATTTTTTTATCCACCAAAAGCCTCGAGGATTTCCTCTAATTCCTTTAAGTCGACATCAATGCCCGCTTTGATTGATTTCTGTTGCTGAACATTTTGCTGCAAAGCTCTGTTAATTGGCTGGGAAGGCCGTTCCTGAAGCAGTCTTTTTATTTCAAATAACTCGGATAAAACCTCTTCATTACTCCCGCTCCCACCACTCGGCTTCTTTGGATGCAGATAGTTAGTAAGTGCAGACATCACAAGGTGGACAAGAGTACTATTTTCGGCATGATATTCAATTTGTTCTTGAACTTTTTGCGAAACAGCATACGATTCCCCTGTTGATACATCGATGAACTTTTCTGGAATCATAATCGCCACTTTGTTGACGTAATCTGTGTGAATTTTCGACATTTCCGTCACCTTCTACTTTTAAACCTTAATGGTTTCATAATCAACTGTGCTTACCTGTTCTTTCTTCAATTGGTTCATTTTGGCCAGAATCATCAATCCAAGTACATTCAGCTTCTCCATATCTTCTGGGAAATAGAGCTGAATGGGGCGACCTCTTTCTGCCCATTTGACAGCTGCCTGCTGGATTTGTTTTTGGGCTAATTTTGCGGCACCGCCAACGGCAATATACCGAGCTGCTCCTTTTATTTCCGTTGAACTGCTTCTGACACGGTCGAAATACTCCAAATATTTACTAGCCATCGCTCTTAATTGTGGAATAATATATTTACTAATATCCTTCTTTACTCCTGCAAACGGCTCTACATACCATTCTGATTGGCCTTTTGCCAGCTTTTCCTCTAATTCTGAACGGGAGTCAAACCGATAAAGTTCATTTTTACTCACCTTTTGAATGATATGGTCAAGGAACTGATTAATCCCAAATGGCTCCCCTTCTATCGATGCAACTGGTTTATTATTTTTAATGCCGACAAAATCAACCGTATCGCCGCCTAAATCTCCTATGATTACTCCTTTTTGCGAATCCTTGACAATGGAATCATCATGTATTCCTAATGTATCCTGATCTCTTGTAAGTCCAAGGTAGGCGCATGCTCCCTCTGCACCAATCACTACATCATGGACATGGAGCTTGACCGTGATTTCCTTCGGCTCAGAAACCCCAGGTACTTTATGAAAAATAATTGTATGAGTACCGATCAACCGCTGTTTGAAGATATCCTTTTTCTCTTTATATTGGGTCGTTGGTAATGATGCAGCCAATTGATCAATATGATAATTAATCTCTGTATCTTCATGGTTAACTAATACCGCATGATAGGCTGCTAAACCAAATAAAAGGATATAAGTACGATCTTCATCAACCTTTTGATTATTAATGCTTGTTAAACTTACATCTCGCTGTTTTGCAGCGCTTTTACCGATATAATAAATTTCTCGCTTATCAACAATCGCATGACTCTTTAATTCAATAATCAAATTCTCTTCAAAATTTACATCTTCATCATCATATGGTTTCTCATAATATTCTTCATCAAACAAGGCCAAGGCATTTGGTATTTGGTATTCATTTACCATTCCACCATCTGATGCAATCGCTTTGTACCAGCTGTTTCCAATATCTACAGCTAGAAAATGTTGGTTTTTCATCGGGTATCAACCTCCTTCTGAATCTTATGCAAGATGGGCAGTTTGTTGTGCAAGTACCTATTTTAAAAAAGGTTTCCGTTTTCTGTCCAAATTCCACGTTTACACTGATACATACATCTAAGCGGAGAAAGTAAACATGCATAGGATAAATGGAAGATAGAATTAAGGAGGAAGAATAAATGAGCGAGCAGCATAAAAAAGATTGTGTCGATTTAAATATCTCATCAACATTAGATGAAGTCGGCAGCACAATGAGTGATCCAACTACAACACCTGGTAACGGTGCAGGAAATGTCATTGCGCATGTACCAGTTACTCTAGCACAAAGAACCATTAATACTACACTAAGTGCGAATATTCATTTCGACGACCCTGTATTAGAAATCAAGGATGTGAAGAAGAGAGTAAAAATTATTCAAAGTAGCCTGATGTTAAATCCAGTTGCAGAAGGTGAAAGTCCTTTTGGTCCAAACGGAGGAGGACATTTATTTGTCAGGGGGTTTGTGAGAAAGAATTTTCAATATGCATCACCGACTTATCGTGCTTCTGATAATTGTGTCACTTCTGAAATGAGATCACACACGGTTGACTTGCCTTTTGAATTTTCAACCTTTATCCCTGAAGATGAATTTCTTACACCACCGCAGAGACCTGTATTAAATTCCCGTTCTGAATATGAGTTTTTCCGCTCTCAAAAACTAGGAAAAGGCTTCCCAGAAAAAGACCGCTTCCTTTCAAGTGACTTATCCCAGTTCCACCAAACGAGCACCCAATATTACAATCAGCTGCCATACTGTGAGCTGATTTCCAGTTCGATTTCGGAATGGGATGAGGCGACTGACCGGAAACCGCTTCATGGCGAAGCACCTTTCGAGGAAGGTTATTTCCATGATATGGTTGAAAAAATGTTCTTATCCTTTACCGTTAAAGTTCTACAGAATCAACAGATCGTATTAGATGTGGCCAATAATGGCAATGGTAATGGGGATTAAGTTATTATTCATATAAGGAAGAAACGGCATTATCATGTACACCATATTGGGAGGCATGATAATGCTGTTTTTTTACCTAAATGATTTATTCATTTATATTCCAAACTATTGGATTGGTTCCTTCATTCCATTTATATAAATAAAAAATAAATTTATTTACGGAAAAACAAAGTGAAATCTTCAATCGAGACGTTTTCACTTGTTTTTGTACCGTTGTCTCTGGGCGAATACCCATACATAGTCATTTGTACGGCATAGAATACACTATTCTGAAGCCCTGAGGAGGAATATATGATGTCAGATTATAAAAAACATAACCATAATTGTGACGATCACTGCGATTGTGAAAAGACAAAGCATCGTTATCCACAAGTATCATTAGGTAAAATTGTGACAAAGGTACCCGTTGTATTAGCTGAACTAGATTTACAGGTTGATAAAACCCACGTTACTATTTTCCGGGATCCCGTATTGGAGATAAAAGATGTAAAGAAAAGGTTAGTGATCACTCAATGCCGTCTCTTATTACCAACGAATAAGCTATTTATTAAAGGCTATATTCGTAAAAATATTCAATATGCAACGCCAATATCTGGCGCTGGGTCTGGTACGGTGACTGTTTCCTCATCAAGCAACGGTGGCTGCCCACAGGAAAGCCCAAGCATTCAATCAACTATCCTGTCACAAACGGAGCAGATACCATTTGAAGTCATTACAGAGGTTAAGGATTTTATTTCATCTCCCGTTATGCCCGAAAAAAATAAACGCCAGGAATTTGATTTCTTTGTCTCCCAGCCGTTACCTATGGGGTATCCGGAGAAAGACGAAATGCTGTCAAGCGATCTTTCACAGTTTCATCAAGAAAGCAGTCAATATTATAATGAACTCCCTTACTGTGAGCTGCTATCAAGTAAGATCATTGAATGGGATGAAGCACTCAATCGAGATGGAGAGGATTTCCCTAATGTATTAGATGAAGGAACTTTCACAAGATCCGAATCAAAAATGGTCATTTATTTTAAGGTAAAGGTTCTCCAAAATCAACAAATTCGTGTTTCTTCTACAACAAATGATCATGACTGTGATCATGATTGGGACCTTGACTGTGATTGAAGGATAACATGGCAATAGAAAAGGAATTATACAACCTTGGTCTGTATA of the Bacillus tuaregi genome contains:
- a CDS encoding AAA family ATPase, producing MRPLKLTMQAFGPYAAKEEIDFTLLGSRTMFVISGKTGAGKTTIFDGISYAIYGKASGEDRNGSELRSQFASDHFLTEVELEFRLRNKTYLIRRSPQQEKKKDRGEGMTMVGAKAELYVADEEGYRILASNVRDVDVKIKEIMLIDSNQFRQILMIPQGEFRKLLTSDSKEKELILQRLFHTEIYKRVEEKLKEEATELKNAVERQTNERNQNLSRIQPVLLEELKRVLKEEPENDVKLLPLLKEEIELLATELLQLQTNMSLKEAEKEKVQQQLYEGEAIMKQLQARDELQIRKRELEAQKQEINEKEDCITLAQKAAVLTNQEELCHRLKRELDSAKANMAVIRDKKAALTQSYAEWELRLNKEKEKEHHRQALLENVHHLKQIEGDVRSLSSYSQEVKRLHKQLQDGLLDKKTNEERIKTMNESIQLIQSEKKQLELQQVTYYENERMMDKLENVYQKIIKCEQYYKDFQEAKKKGQRLTGLFDQAQSRYKDAVLLVQELEQKWLHGQAAILAGQLKNGMECPVCGSIDHPNPALNEKKEIPSEEDIRAAKLQLANLEEEKRQAESTLLRAQSTEKALEETLTELQRGIIDDRDHFAISELDIVKNTVEAEKRQLSQRQAMLQEQKKRLVMLEEQIESYEQELRERQAQLTEITEEHNHLTIQYTEKNTLLLQKKEKIPEGLQSISAFEAELKKAVSLYEEQLKKLEQVQAQFQKTNEMLLTETARCEEAEKQAEASEQKLKIEREMFKTKMEEQGFREYASYANAKKTEPEIKQLQQEVRSYHEEYRSVKDRFEELERVLMNMKVPDLEGLNAVLEKIKSDILSIQNLYNRLYVRKAENEQITEKVQAINNEIKTLEEKFELIGHLYEMAKGQNNHRITFERYVLAAFLDDILREANERLKKMTSGRYELLRKTDRSKGNVQSGLELLVFDQYTGQERHVKTLSGGESFKAALSLALGLADIVQQYAGGVSLETMFIDEGFGTLDPESLDQSIEALIDIQSSGRLVGIISHVPELKERIDARLEVVATKSGSRTEFQFLNG
- the selB gene encoding selenocysteine-specific translation elongation factor; the encoded protein is MSKRYFTIGMAGHIDHGKTTLTKALTNVDTDRLKEEKERNISIELGFAPLYEDEELQISVIDVPGHERFIRQMIAGVAGIDLVVLVVAADEGVMPQTREHLEILKFLGIKNGMVAITKIDRVEEELIEVVKEEIFDELKDTVFERMPYVLVDSVSKKGVEELKSAIIATLKEQEMRDFRGAFRLPIDQVFTVKGQGTVVRGTVYEGTVTEGQALSVLPKGLLVRARQIQVHHQAVDHAVAGQRAAINLSAVAKEQLERGDVLVSSEHFIVTKTIDVAMQVVNDLDYIVKQRMPIKCHIGTAEVMGRIVFFDRNVIETENDEVLCQLRLEEEIVTKRGDRFILRRPTPSETIGGGWVIEPRGEKYKFGYRTIQQMEQKKVGTAKERITAALVEAKSLPLTELIKRTSLDEASLLAELNHEEFVFLNKKEYTLQSIIETLLEEFTDRLSYYHSQYSMKAGINKAELFHPLQKEFPKALLEYVLDYGAEKNLVRKKGQYVALFTFTPHVPKNWQKRTENMLTKMKQDGYQVQYLSDYFNNDGIPDHLTKDIKHFLEEEGEIISLDGQYFWHREVFDQAVNKLKSETDAEFDIRDAKQILSLSRKLMIPFLEKLDQFRLTKRVENKRVWES
- a CDS encoding M42 family metallopeptidase, with product MLTISSPSGNTYEIISYIEAFLRELEINTKRNRKGGLIATLPGKDALHHRMLTAHVDTLGAMVKEIKANGRLKLDLIGGFKYNSIEGEYCTIETASGKKYTGTILMHQTSVHVYRDADKKERNQENMEIRIDERVNSQEDVRALGIEVGDFISFDPRVEITPSGFIKSRHLDDKASVAILLQLLKKIKSENISLPYTTHILISNNEEIGYGGNSNITPETVEYLAVDMGAIGDGQATDEYTVSICAKDSSGPYHYGLRKRLVQLAEENGIQYKLDIYPFYGSDASAAIRAGHDIIHGLIGPGIDASHAFERTHKQALEQTAQLLYHYVQSEMILS
- a CDS encoding group-specific protein, with protein sequence MSNCKLDHSQEDVKNKYESQRSFLPDDIINGFTAYFSKEHTQAELNEMFHLLKKYDLSSTEEKEARNKQMLALLIDE
- a CDS encoding exonuclease SbcCD subunit D; the encoded protein is MKFIHTADWHLGKLVHGVYMTEDQRFILDQFVELVEEEQPDAVVIAGDLYDRSVPPTDAVGLLDEILYKINVELEVPVVAISGNHDSAERLSFGSSWYRNSQFYLAGKVEKELRPISIKGVNFYLLPYAEPGIVRQLLDNDSIHSHQDAMKAMMQRIEKDLRVNEPNVLVGHAFVLGGATSDSERTLSVGGSGCVSADLFESFSYTALGHLHSPDAIQHPKVKYSGSLMKYSFSEAKQKKSVSIIEMDEKGQFDIRYRSLSPRYDMREIEGTLEQLLDPKFYQNENVDDYLKVTLLDEGALLDPIGKLRQIYPNVLHLEKKIHETDMKKKQQMQIIKDHRKSELELFEQFYSEMTTLEFTESKRKVMNEIIGKVLKEEVAK